From Falco naumanni isolate bFalNau1 chromosome 4, bFalNau1.pat, whole genome shotgun sequence:
AGTTACACAAAGGGGGagttgcttttccatttttcacagctgttacAGACCGATTTGAATTGACTGCAGAGTTCGGAACGACAGGAGGCACTTGGGGCAACTCTGAACTCCTTAAAGGTAAGGAATGatcaaaaaatgcagttttctcttGATATATAGCAAAGGACTGTTTTTTTGCTGGTGGGAATGTTTTTGGACTAGTTGGCTTTCTTTTAGGAACCTCTGAAGGAGTAGAATAATTTCCAGTTAATGCAGATTGTGCTGGAATAGCATTTACTTTTGCAGATGGTAacttaaaagctgaaaaatctgaagtctGCTTTTGTACCATTCCTACATTATAGATCGTAGTATCAGGACTTTTGTAAATAATCGATTTCAGAGGTTCCACGGGTGCTACAGTTTTCTCCAAACTTTGATTATCTGAACTCATTGCAGCTGATTGTTTTGAagctcttttttcttcaaacactgTTAAAATATCTGTACTTGAGTCATCTTTGAATTGAACACAGTCCGAATTTTGTTCATACTGAGATTCTGGTATTAAAGCGACATCCTCCCAGTCAGTCAGCAGAGATAAGCAATCAGAACTGGTACTGATATCCTCATTGGAGATATTAACTGAGGAGATGGTAGTTGAGAAGAGCACTAGTCCCGATCCACGTCCTGGAGGGCTATATCTGGCTGTGCTCAGAGGCTGCCCTTTGCTCAGTCCTTGCCAAATGCCTGCTGATGCAGTAGCAACATTGGGAGATTGCTGTGCCCGCTCAAGAACAGCAAAGCTGCCAGTAGATACGGTTGAAGAGCTTCGGGATTGAGCATTTAACTCAGTCCTTGAGCTGCCACTAGGTACAGCGTGGACAGCTGCAGAGGAATCTGTGCAAGTGGTCTGTTGTTCCTCAGTTTGTACATTAGAATTTATCTTAATTCCAGCAACACCATTCTGGTTTTTCTCAGCCAGAGAATTTGTTTTACAAGTTCCAGCTCTAGATGTTTCAGGTCTGCTGTTACTTCCCAGTGGAGTCTTGTCAGTGAAGTTTACAGTCAATGTTCTggaaattaaattgttctttggATGTGCCTAAGGAGTCCATAAACAAAAGGAGATTTTGAAAAGTGAATACTCAGAAGTTTTAGAAATCAACGCACAAAATTAGTAAGTGTAACAGCCTAGGGATGTTCTGTTCAATTCATAGTCAAGATACTGGGTTTATTATTTGAATAGCTCACCTTTCATTGTATTCCAGGCTACAAAGCAAGTGGAAGGGAAGACACAAAGTAGTTACTAACCTTATCCAAAGATTTAGTAACCTTCAGCACACATCCATCACAAATCAGCCTCCAAGCAAGACGGGCAGTATTCCGAGAATCATCCAACCCTTCAAATGTATGTTTATAttaatgtcttctttttaaactaCTATTGGGGATAGTTCTTATTAGAGGAAAAATGTGATCTAGGTAAGCCTTACATAAATGACAAGGATTCAGAGAACTGTGACAGTTACCTAGTTCAAAAGAGggaagcagaagtaaaaaattCCAAAGAATTCCCTGTGTTGAAACATCTGAGGATCAATCCATAGAGCTGAATATTATccacaatttttaaaatcctttctctgttttattaatCATGTCCCAAAAAAATAACCATATTGTGCTGGTATTCTCTTACACTAATATGCTGTCCAGAGCTATCAGGTAAAACCAAGTTTCCTTATCCATCCCCcacctcttttcttctgcaccCTAGCAATTCAGAAATTGATCGTGTTGAACATGCACTCGGTAGCACTAGGAGAGATTTCAGAAAGCATGAGGTTAGAAATTACAAACTCTGGTCTTTGAAGCATCTagcctttcttcttttgatGTTTTTGCTGCACAGAATATTGCATGACCTGGAAGCAATAGCTACTGTTTAGAGTAATAACTAGCTATTACTAGCTGTTTTAGTTTAACTAACCGAAGCTAAATAGTAGCTATTTAGCTTTattgaaatacatatatatatatatatatatataaaaatgaggATCATCATAGCATACTTACCAGAATGTTCCCGTCCTGCAAAAGCTATGCCCAAATCCTGCAAAGCACCACTTAGCCCTTTAGGCTTCCTATTATAAAAggcctaaggaaaaaaatgcaggtgcttaaaaaagcattttcaaaacctCTTCACAATGAAGTGGAAACCATTTCAGAAGTATCTCCTTCTGAATAATAAATCTCACAAGGCAATTGTACGAGTCAGGTATCTTCATTTTACAGTTGAGATAAATAAGCGTAAAACTGTAAGTGACTTACTGTAATAAATTTAAACGGAAAGAACCATGAATCCCTTCTTTCAGTCTTAACTAATCCAGTCTGTCTTAGCTTTGGAGTCATTTATTTGCACTTTATGGCTTATGTTGATGAAGGCCTTAACAGAGCAGCATTGAAGAATACAACTATAAATAGTATCTTGAGATGTTTAAACTGTTGCATACTGCAAAGGCATGGACATTAATATATTTGGCATAGGTATAAATTCTTTTTAAGTCAGAAAAATACGGTAATGCAACTCACTTGTGGTATCTCATTTGATCACAAGGAAAGGGGAATAGTCATGCTGTATATCTTTAGAGACCTAATCCGCTACCTAGGTTAAGAGCCTAAGCTCTAAGTGTCAGGACAGGTAGACTCCTGGATCACCCTTTGAAAGTTAGGTGCTAGCCTGCGAGTTAGAACTCTGTTGCAGTGTACATTAtgtaagaaaatacacattcattttttcagtattattcaCCCTATTCAGAATATACTTTGTGGTCCAAGTGCAGTTCACATGTTAAACCTTTACATACCTCTAAacagatgatgatgatgactaCTTTCTACGCAGCAATGTAAGGCAGTAATAAGATCACACAAAATGAGGGAGGTTAGGaagcaagcagagcaaaagatgtgaggaaaggaagagcagtTCAGAAATTCTCCTAGGATTATCATTTGTTTATCTAACAGGAACACCAGGTTGTTTTCATAGCATTAAGATTTCTATTAAAATTCACACAGGTCTAGGGCATGTGGTTTGTTACTGAGTGATAAcaacatgggaaaaaaacagaagggttACTCTAGTCACTGGAACAGACAATGTTGGCTTGTAATCTCAGATGCAGTTAGCCTTTGAGATGATAATACAGGTATAAATGTTTCACAGTCTGTCAGTCTTCTCACCCTGTATGTTGCTTTGAGATCAATCCAGGAAtttaaaatgtcaggttttCGTAGCTGCTTCCTTTTACACTCATACTGCAAGCACACACCCAGGTCCCAATCTGCACAGAGAAAATCCACAAATAATCCATCACTAAAGAACTGGCCTAAAATCTACATAAAGGGACGTAACATCAGCATACTAGCAGTGTCCTGTATTGCTGGGCAGGAAGCACAGGCTGATTAAGTCTTTGTACATGAAAAGCACTAGGGTTGCTACAGTGGGACATCAGGGTAAGTGAATGCCTGTTggtaaaaaattactttggatGGGTAAAGATCTCTGAGACCTCATTAAATCACTTAGACACATTAGGAATGGTGACACAGTTCACTGTATGtagagcagaaaaatgtaactgtcAGACCCCAGAGACAAAGATGTAGCAAACAGATCAGGTTTCAACAGATTTCGTATTTTCAGTCTTACCCCAATATTGCAGATATTTAGTATCTAATGACAGGGGTTTGGCTCACCAGACGTGAGGACGCCATCTCACTAGCGCCACCTAACGTTAGTTTTTTATGTGTATTACTCTGcggaaaaaaatgaaaattttgtttacCTGTCCAAGTAACAAAGGTACATGCTTTTGCTTCTGGAGTAGCATTACTTTGAACATCTGTAGTGAATatgattttcttctccttttgcaTCTTTTGAATCCATTTCATGAACTGTGATAGACAAATGTTTAGAGGGACGCCTTCATCAACTTGATCCTTCATGAAAGAGAACAAGAAGTATGTATGTGCTAATATACACTGAAATTCATTTGAAGTCCATTTGTTTTTGGctctttaaaaagcctttttaaataaaagagtAAATAACAATTATACCGGCATAAAATAATGCTAAATAGCAATTATACCTGTGTTATGCCCGTTAGTTCTGTACAAAATTCAGAGAGAATAGGATGCTCCTGGGGCTGGACATACGTGTGGAATTCCGATTCAATCTCTCCCGTCGAAGTGTTTAACAGGACTGCTGGGAATTCGACTgtgacaaaaacaaaaagaggaaaacaaaaaaacccaacaaacccaaaccaccaagGAGAAAGGTTAAAGCTGGTGACAGAATTGACTCCGTCTGCTTGAAACCGACGTTGAAATGTCACTTAAGAGGATGCAACGTTCAAAGCTGCCGCCCAGGGGCCGCCCGGCcgtcccccgtccccccgctgcccccgtGTCGGGCCTGGGctgccccaccccaccccaccccacccccgtccccccgccgggccgggcccgccgcccgctcACCGATCTCgggcccgcgccgccgcccgtCCCGCCAGCAGGTGGCCTCGAAGTCCAGGACGATCAGGTACCCGAagcgctgccccgccgccggccgcccgccgctccgcgcccgcccGCTACTCCGCGCCAGCCCCAGCCGCCTGCGGGGCGCAGCCACCGGCACCGTCTCAGCGGGACCAGCCGCCCCCCCGACCCGCCGCTGCGccgggcggcccggccgcctCAGGGCCTCGCCCGCCTGGACACCCCCGCCCACCCCCGGTGCCGGGGGTCCCCACTGGGGATCCCCCCCCGTACCTGGCCAGGCGCTTGGTGGCCATCTCCGCCCTCAGCCCCGCGCGGCCGGGCAGCCACCAGCCCCGAGCGGCGCCGCGGCCATGTCAAACCTCccgccggcggcagcggccccgccccgccccgcccgcgcaGTCGGCGGATCGGCTGCTCTGGCCTGGCCCGCAGGCAGGCGCGGGTAGCCGCGTGCCGAGGCGGCCGTATCCCCGGGCGGCGGGAGAGCCCGGCGTGGCTGAGGTGGGGTCCGCGGCCGAAGGCCCTTCTCGGGGGACCGGGGGAGGAGGGTGCGCCCGGGGATCGGTCCCGCGGCGTCAGGGCTGCGGGCGCTTCCCCCTACCGATGCTGCCCGGGGAGCCCCGGCAGCGGGCAGGCGctgggcccggcccggggcgcgGCGCCCCCGCTGTGAGGGGCCGTGGCGGCACGGCGCCGCCCTGACCTGCCGTGCTGTCCTGCAGGCCATGGCGAAGGCCGTCTGCGTGAACGGCTACAGgaggcccggcggcggcgcgggggggctgcagccggcCGGGAAGCGGAGGAAGGCGGACGGCGGCGGGCGGTGCCCTGAGGTGAGCGGCAGCGCCCGTGGCGGGCGCCGtgaggggggcggcgggcccggccccaCGGCCTTGCTCTTCGCGCCGCGTCCCGGTGCCGTTGCGGCGCCGGGGTGCTGGGCACGGCACACGCCTGTTCTGGCGGCCTGGCGGGAGGGTTGGCCGGAGGCGGCACCCGCGGATAACGGCCGGGCTTCTGCTCCAAGCAGTGCGGAGGTGCGCTCGTTCGGGGTGTTAGGTCCTTGCGTCCAAGGaattttgttaaaatgtaaacacaCTGCCCAATACCGTTTTTCCCTAAACAAATAGGTCTTCAAAGGAGCATTGTGGCTGCTTAGTACACCTGAAGGATGCaaagcagccccagctcagaGCCTCATGGTAACACCTCGCTCACCCCGTTACACGGGCCAGGAGTGAGCGTGTCTGACCTGGGAGATCGGTCTGGTTGGTACCTGATCAAACTGCAATTCCTGGGTttggcaggcaggctgtgcttaGTGACGTGAAACTCCTGCtggttgggattttttgcaAAGCACTAATTAGGCTGTATTGAAAACAGCAGTGTCGTTTCTTACTTGTCTAACATAGCACCAGAGATGAGGGAGTGGCAATTACACCACCCtgtgttattattattatcagaTGATTCTTAACCACTTGAATCTCAGCGGTTGTCACCTCTGTTTCGCTCTCTTACCCAAGGACAAATGGCTTCAAAAGTGCACCAGCTCAGTCCCATGTGGGCAGGCTTTCAAATTAATGAGCACAAGGCCTGTTAGCATGGTGGGTGGGGAAAACACAGCGTCTGATAGTTGTTTatgctggtttttcttttcccctgtaTGCTGTGATGTTTTTTCATCgggtaaaaaaataagtatctttaaaatttttacaGGTCAAATGCACACCATTGGAACAGGCCATATGGTCAGTGGAGGTCTCCAAAATCATGCATTTACTTGCTGGTTGGCTTTTAGGAGAATTTGTGTATTTAGGGTTAAAGAACCATTGTGTTGAACTATGTGGTACAGTCTGCTCCATCTCCTCCATTTGatgctttctttctgcagttttcttggAGTTTCTGgcaccatctttttttttccctgcagaggTCAGCAAACCCACTTGCCAGAACAGATCAAATAATGTAAATACAGTAAATGGGTTTCAGCAAAACCTGACGTGAAGTGGCTACATATAACACTTGCATAAATACCCAAAGCTCTACTGCAGCAAAGGGATGAATGGGTTGAGAGAGCACAACATTGTGTTTGAAAATTGCATAATTTATAAGTGTCCTTACTGCATATATCTACTTgcattacttttatttaataaatctTTGAGGTTAGAGTACCAAGGTTACTAAAATATTGATagtaaatttaatattaaagtatAGCCTGAATGGAAACTTTTGCCCATCATGAGtggaaaagttatttaaaatgtagttgATTGTATCCATATAGTTTCCTTTTACTGTACaattcacttaatttttttccatgaactTTTGTGGTTGCGTTAAACCTTTCTTTACTAGTGtttcctgttttgcagaaaaagtcATCTCGCTTGTCAGCAGCTTTATTTGGTGACAACTGCGAAATCAACCGTGACCAGCTGTATGAGTTGTTAAAGTATGCAGCTTTGGGAAAATGCCACAATGCAACACAACCAAGGTATAATATTCACGTTCAGGAATCAACGCTGTCTCCTCTTCTCACGTGTTGTGAAAAACCATACTGAAAGGCATATAGGCCATGCTGGTTTTGGAATAGCAACGCGGTTACCATAATGACAGCCTGATTACATGGATACAGTTGTTGTTAGACTTGGCCAGAGACCAGAATTCCTCTTCTGACAAAAATTCTACCATTTCATAGTTTTGTTTTATGCAGTTACCAAAAGCTAAACAGTTTGTGGAAGCAAAGAAGCTTCGCACACTGAGAAGCAAAATACCgtgttaatatttttaacacGGCACAAAAA
This genomic window contains:
- the ERI2 gene encoding ERI1 exoribonuclease 2 isoform X2 encodes the protein MATKRLARRLGLARSSGRARSGGRPAAGQRFGYLIVLDFEATCWRDGRRRGPEIVEFPAVLLNTSTGEIESEFHTYVQPQEHPILSEFCTELTGITQFMKWIQKMQKEKKIIFTTDVQSNATPEAKACTFVTWTDWDLGVCLQYECKRKQLRKPDILNSWIDLKATYRAFYNRKPKGLSGALQDLGIAFAGREHSGLDDSRNTARLAWRLICDGCVLKVTKSLDKAHPKNNLISRTLTVNFTDKTPLGSNSRPETSRAGTCKTNSLAEKNQNGVAGIKINSNVQTEEQQTTCTDSSAAVHAVPSGSSRTELNAQSRSSSTVSTGSFAVLERAQQSPNVATASAGIWQGLSKGQPLSTARYSPPGRGSGLVLFSTTISSVNISNEDISTSSDCLSLLTDWEDVALIPESQYEQNSDCVQFKDDSSTDILTVFEEKRASKQSAAMSSDNQSLEKTVAPVEPLKSIIYKSPDTTIYNVGMVQKQTSDFSAFKLPSAKVNAIPAQSALTGNYSTPSEVPKRKPTSPKTFPPAKKQSFAIYQEKTAFFDHSLPLRSSELPQVPPVVPNSAVNSNRSVTAVKNGKATPPLCNCGRRAKKLYVSSAGPNHDKAFFCCPVGKHESSKKGCGYFKWEYAFLKEKSNGLAVNAGALTSLGTVASNLGTSSNKKYLCLRPSMRT
- the ERI2 gene encoding ERI1 exoribonuclease 2 isoform X1, which translates into the protein MATKRLARRLGLARSSGRARSGGRPAAGQRFGYLIVLDFEATCWRDGRRRGPEIVEFPAVLLNTSTGEIESEFHTYVQPQEHPILSEFCTELTGITQDQVDEGVPLNICLSQFMKWIQKMQKEKKIIFTTDVQSNATPEAKACTFVTWTDWDLGVCLQYECKRKQLRKPDILNSWIDLKATYRAFYNRKPKGLSGALQDLGIAFAGREHSGLDDSRNTARLAWRLICDGCVLKVTKSLDKAHPKNNLISRTLTVNFTDKTPLGSNSRPETSRAGTCKTNSLAEKNQNGVAGIKINSNVQTEEQQTTCTDSSAAVHAVPSGSSRTELNAQSRSSSTVSTGSFAVLERAQQSPNVATASAGIWQGLSKGQPLSTARYSPPGRGSGLVLFSTTISSVNISNEDISTSSDCLSLLTDWEDVALIPESQYEQNSDCVQFKDDSSTDILTVFEEKRASKQSAAMSSDNQSLEKTVAPVEPLKSIIYKSPDTTIYNVGMVQKQTSDFSAFKLPSAKVNAIPAQSALTGNYSTPSEVPKRKPTSPKTFPPAKKQSFAIYQEKTAFFDHSLPLRSSELPQVPPVVPNSAVNSNRSVTAVKNGKATPPLCNCGRRAKKLYVSSAGPNHDKAFFCCPVGKHESSKKGCGYFKWEYAFLKEKSNGLAVNAGALTSLGTVASNLGTSSNKKYLCLRPSMRT
- the ERI2 gene encoding ERI1 exoribonuclease 2 isoform X3 gives rise to the protein MKWIQKMQKEKKIIFTTDVQSNATPEAKACTFVTWTDWDLGVCLQYECKRKQLRKPDILNSWIDLKATYRAFYNRKPKGLSGALQDLGIAFAGREHSGLDDSRNTARLAWRLICDGCVLKVTKSLDKAHPKNNLISRTLTVNFTDKTPLGSNSRPETSRAGTCKTNSLAEKNQNGVAGIKINSNVQTEEQQTTCTDSSAAVHAVPSGSSRTELNAQSRSSSTVSTGSFAVLERAQQSPNVATASAGIWQGLSKGQPLSTARYSPPGRGSGLVLFSTTISSVNISNEDISTSSDCLSLLTDWEDVALIPESQYEQNSDCVQFKDDSSTDILTVFEEKRASKQSAAMSSDNQSLEKTVAPVEPLKSIIYKSPDTTIYNVGMVQKQTSDFSAFKLPSAKVNAIPAQSALTGNYSTPSEVPKRKPTSPKTFPPAKKQSFAIYQEKTAFFDHSLPLRSSELPQVPPVVPNSAVNSNRSVTAVKNGKATPPLCNCGRRAKKLYVSSAGPNHDKAFFCCPVGKHESSKKGCGYFKWEYAFLKEKSNGLAVNAGALTSLGTVASNLGTSSNKKYLCLRPSMRT